A window of the Amycolatopsis solani genome harbors these coding sequences:
- a CDS encoding SDR family NAD(P)-dependent oxidoreductase encodes MQTALIIGASRGLGHAIAAELATRGWHVIGTVRDPAARTPLHDLADASDGRVEVEHLDITEPGQLGPLRERLAGRRLDVLFVNAGTTNNPATPIGEVPTADFVDVMVTNALSPMRVIEALQDLVPTDGLIGAMSSGQGSITNNETGSREVYRASKAALNMLMRSFAARQADTGRALVLVAPGWIRTALGGPEAPFTMAETVPKVVDVLLAKRGRPGLEYLDREGKTVPW; translated from the coding sequence ATGCAGACCGCCCTCATCATCGGCGCTTCGCGCGGACTCGGGCACGCGATCGCCGCCGAACTCGCCACCCGCGGCTGGCACGTCATCGGCACCGTCCGAGACCCGGCCGCGCGCACTCCCCTGCACGACCTGGCGGACGCCTCCGACGGCCGCGTCGAGGTCGAGCACCTCGACATCACCGAACCCGGGCAGCTCGGGCCCCTGCGCGAACGGCTCGCCGGCCGCCGGCTCGACGTGCTCTTCGTCAACGCGGGCACCACGAACAACCCGGCGACCCCGATCGGCGAGGTGCCGACCGCCGACTTCGTCGACGTCATGGTCACCAACGCGCTCAGCCCGATGCGCGTCATCGAGGCACTGCAGGACCTCGTGCCCACCGACGGCCTCATCGGCGCGATGTCGTCCGGCCAGGGCAGCATCACGAACAACGAAACCGGCTCACGCGAGGTCTACCGCGCCAGCAAGGCCGCGCTCAACATGCTCATGCGCAGTTTCGCCGCCCGCCAAGCCGACACCGGGCGCGCGCTGGTCCTCGTGGCTCCCGGCTGGATCCGCACGGCCCTCGGCGGACCGGAAGCGCCGTTCACGATGGCGGAAACCGTCCCGAAGGTGGTCGACGTCCTGCTCGCGAAGCGGGGCCGCCCCGGCCTCGAGTACCTGGACCGGGAGGGCAAGACCGTGCCGTGGTGA